One region of Chanodichthys erythropterus isolate Z2021 chromosome 24, ASM2448905v1, whole genome shotgun sequence genomic DNA includes:
- the c24h11orf96 gene encoding uncharacterized protein C11orf96 homolog, which produces MAARPMETVGFAVLPAHVLASAMEEFPQQLPVPKCLARGRNRPRRPRDARFKTQPVTFAEIAEVEEEGASPLEEERARRSFLQSLESLRRSTQTLHHAGSTQSCRTESAQASLDSSDSDSAQ; this is translated from the coding sequence GACGGTGGGTTTCGCCGTTCTACCCGCACACGTCTTGGCATCGGCCATGGAGGAGTTTCCCCAGCAGCTACCGGTCCCCAAGTGTCTGGCTCGGGGCCGAAACCGCCCCCGACGACCCCGAGACGCCCGCTTTAAGACCCAGCCGGTGACTTTTGCAGAGATCGCCGAAGTGGAGGAGGAAGGGGCTTCGCCTCTAGAGGAAGAACGGGCGAGGCGGTCCTTCCTTCAGTCGCTGGAGAGTCTCAGGAGAAGCACGCAGACCTTGCACCACGCGGGATCCACACAGAGCTGCCGCACCGAGTCTGCACAGGCTAGTCTGGACTCCAGTGACTCAGACTCGGCACAATGA